The following are from one region of the Rhizobium sullae genome:
- the rpsE gene encoding 30S ribosomal protein S5 translates to MAQERRGSRDDRQSREERDSEFVDKLVAINRVAKVVKGGRRFGFAALVVVGDQKGRVGFGHGKAREVPEAIRKATEAAKRELIFVPLREGRTLHHDVHGRHGAGKVLLRSAKVGTGIIAGGPMRAVFETLGVHDVVAKSTGSSNPYNMVRATFDALKHQVHPKDIAAQRGIKYATLQARRAASGNASEE, encoded by the coding sequence ATGGCACAGGAAAGAAGGGGCTCTCGCGACGATCGCCAGAGCCGCGAAGAGCGCGACAGCGAATTCGTCGACAAGCTTGTCGCGATCAATCGCGTCGCCAAAGTCGTCAAGGGCGGCCGCCGTTTCGGTTTTGCCGCTCTCGTCGTCGTCGGTGACCAGAAGGGCCGCGTAGGCTTCGGTCACGGCAAGGCACGCGAAGTGCCGGAAGCCATCCGCAAGGCAACAGAAGCCGCCAAGCGCGAGCTGATCTTCGTTCCCCTGCGTGAAGGCCGCACGCTGCATCACGACGTCCATGGCCGCCATGGCGCCGGCAAGGTTCTGCTGCGCTCGGCCAAGGTCGGTACCGGTATCATCGCCGGCGGTCCGATGCGCGCCGTTTTCGAAACGCTCGGCGTTCACGACGTTGTCGCCAAGTCGACCGGTTCCTCGAACCCGTACAACATGGTTCGCGCAACCTTCGACGCCCTGAAGCACCAGGTTCACCCGAAGGACATCGCAGCTCAGCGCGGCATCAAGTATGCTACGCTTCAGGCTCGCCGTGCCGCCTCCGGCAACGCCTCTGAAGAATAA
- the rplX gene encoding 50S ribosomal protein L24 — MQKIRKGDKVVMLAGKDKGRTGEVLQVLPKEDRAVVRGVNVVKRHQRQTQSQEAGIISKEASVHLSNVAIVDKDGKPTRVGFKVVDGKKVRVAKRSGDVIDG, encoded by the coding sequence ATGCAGAAGATTCGTAAAGGCGACAAGGTCGTCATGCTCGCAGGCAAGGACAAGGGCCGTACCGGCGAAGTCCTTCAGGTTCTTCCGAAGGAAGATCGCGCGGTCGTCCGTGGCGTCAACGTCGTCAAGCGCCATCAGCGCCAGACGCAGTCGCAGGAAGCCGGCATCATCAGCAAGGAAGCCTCGGTTCACCTGTCAAACGTTGCAATCGTCGACAAGGACGGCAAGCCGACTCGTGTCGGTTTCAAGGTCGTTGACGGCAAGAAGGTCCGTGTGGCCAAGCGTTCTGGAGATGTGATCGATGGCTGA
- the rplO gene encoding 50S ribosomal protein L15, giving the protein MKLNEIKDNEGSTHSRKRLGRGIGSGSGKTGGRGVKGQKSRSGVAINGFEGGQMPIYRRLPKRGFTNIFKDDFAVVSLARIQAAIDAGKLDAKATVDAAALKAAGVIRRAKDGVRVLGDGELKAKIKLEVAGASKPAVEKIEKAGGSITLLSAAAAE; this is encoded by the coding sequence ATGAAACTCAATGAAATCAAAGATAACGAAGGTTCGACCCATAGCCGTAAGCGCCTCGGCCGCGGTATCGGTTCGGGCTCCGGCAAGACCGGTGGTCGCGGTGTGAAGGGTCAGAAGTCCCGTTCCGGCGTCGCCATCAACGGTTTCGAAGGCGGCCAGATGCCAATCTACCGCCGTCTGCCGAAGCGCGGCTTCACGAACATCTTCAAGGACGACTTCGCCGTCGTCTCGCTTGCACGCATCCAGGCTGCGATCGACGCCGGCAAGCTAGACGCCAAGGCGACTGTCGACGCCGCTGCCCTCAAGGCGGCCGGTGTGATCCGCCGCGCCAAGGACGGTGTTCGCGTTCTCGGCGACGGTGAGCTGAAGGCAAAGATCAAGCTCGAAGTCGCAGGCGCTTCCAAGCCTGCCGTCGAGAAGATCGAAAAGGCCGGCGGTTCGATCACGCTTCTTTCTGCCGCAGCGGCAGAATAA
- the rplD gene encoding 50S ribosomal protein L4 — MEFNVKTLEGKDAGKVSLSDAIFGLEPREDILARVIRWQLAKKQQGTHKTKGRAEVWRTGAKMYKQKGTGRARHHSARAPQFRGGGKAHGPVVRSHEHDLPKKVRALGLRLALSAKLKSDDVIVIDNLVAAEAKTKALASVFETLGLTNALFIGGAELDGNFKLAAKNIPNIDVLPIQGINVYDIVRRGKLVLSKAAVEALEERFK; from the coding sequence ATGGAATTCAACGTCAAGACCCTCGAGGGAAAAGACGCAGGGAAGGTTTCTCTTTCTGATGCGATTTTCGGCCTCGAGCCCCGCGAAGACATTCTCGCCCGCGTTATCCGCTGGCAGCTTGCCAAGAAGCAGCAGGGCACGCACAAGACCAAGGGCCGCGCCGAAGTCTGGCGCACCGGCGCCAAGATGTACAAGCAGAAGGGTACGGGCCGCGCTCGTCACCATTCAGCTCGCGCTCCGCAGTTCCGCGGCGGTGGCAAGGCTCACGGCCCGGTTGTTCGCAGCCACGAACACGACCTTCCGAAGAAGGTTCGCGCTCTCGGCCTGCGTCTCGCTCTGTCGGCAAAACTGAAGTCCGATGATGTCATCGTCATCGACAACCTGGTCGCTGCTGAAGCAAAGACCAAGGCTCTCGCCTCCGTTTTCGAGACGCTGGGCCTGACCAATGCGCTCTTCATTGGCGGCGCTGAGCTTGATGGCAACTTCAAGCTTGCAGCAAAGAACATCCCGAACATCGATGTTCTGCCGATCCAGGGCATCAACGTTTACGACATCGTGCGCCGCGGCAAGCTCGTGCTTTCCAAGGCAGCCGTTGAAGCGCTAGAGGAGCGATTCAAGTGA
- the rplN gene encoding 50S ribosomal protein L14, with the protein MIQMQTNLDVADNSGARRVMCIKVLGGSKRKYASIGDVIVVSIKEAIPRGRVKKGDVMKAVVVRTAKEIRRVDGSVIRFDTNAAVLIDNKKEPIGTRIFGPVPRELRAKNHMKIISLAPEVL; encoded by the coding sequence ATGATTCAGATGCAAACAAACCTCGACGTCGCGGATAATTCCGGCGCGCGTCGTGTCATGTGCATCAAGGTGCTGGGCGGCTCAAAGCGCAAGTATGCCTCGATCGGCGACGTCATCGTCGTTTCGATCAAGGAAGCGATCCCGCGCGGCCGCGTGAAGAAGGGTGACGTGATGAAGGCGGTGGTTGTTCGTACCGCCAAGGAAATCCGTCGCGTAGATGGCAGTGTCATCCGCTTCGACACGAATGCAGCAGTCCTCATCGACAACAAGAAAGAGCCGATCGGCACCCGTATCTTCGGACCGGTTCCGCGCGAACTTCGCGCCAAGAACCACATGAAGATCATCTCGCTGGCTCCCGAAGTACTGTAA
- the rpsQ gene encoding 30S ribosomal protein S17, translated as MPKRILQGVVVGDKNEKTVVVRVERRFAHPLLQKTVRRSKKYKAHDENNQYKIGDTVSIEECAPISKDKRWTVISAQGK; from the coding sequence ATGCCGAAGCGCATTCTGCAGGGCGTTGTCGTTGGCGACAAGAACGAGAAGACTGTCGTAGTTCGCGTTGAGCGCCGTTTCGCTCACCCGCTGCTTCAGAAGACCGTTCGTCGTTCCAAGAAGTACAAGGCCCACGACGAGAACAACCAGTATAAGATCGGCGATACCGTATCCATCGAGGAATGCGCACCGATCTCCAAGGACAAGCGCTGGACGGTCATTTCCGCCCAGGGCAAGTAA
- the rpsC gene encoding 30S ribosomal protein S3: MGQKINPIGFRLGINRTWDSRWFADNAEYGQLLHEDLKMRKFVMSELKQAGIAKVVIERPHKKCRVTIHSARPGLIIGKKGADIDKLRKKLSDMTNSETHLNIVEVRKPEVDATLVAQSIAQQLERRVAFRRAMKRAVQSAMRLGAEGIRITCAGRLGGAEIARTEWYREGRVPLHTLRADIDYGTAEAETAFGICGIKVWIFKGEILEHDPMASERRALEGDAQGPASRDRDRRRDNA; the protein is encoded by the coding sequence ATGGGTCAGAAAATCAATCCAATCGGTTTCCGTCTTGGCATCAACCGTACCTGGGATAGCCGCTGGTTCGCGGACAATGCCGAATACGGTCAGCTGCTGCACGAAGACCTGAAGATGCGTAAGTTCGTCATGAGCGAACTGAAGCAGGCTGGTATTGCAAAGGTCGTCATCGAGCGTCCGCACAAGAAGTGCCGCGTCACGATCCACTCGGCTCGTCCGGGTCTGATCATCGGCAAGAAGGGTGCAGACATCGACAAGCTCCGCAAGAAGCTGTCGGACATGACGAACTCGGAAACGCACCTCAACATCGTCGAAGTGCGCAAGCCGGAAGTCGACGCGACGCTCGTCGCCCAGTCGATCGCCCAGCAGCTGGAACGCCGCGTGGCCTTCCGCCGCGCCATGAAGCGTGCTGTTCAGTCTGCAATGCGTCTTGGCGCCGAAGGCATCAGGATCACCTGCGCAGGCCGTCTCGGCGGTGCGGAAATCGCTCGTACCGAATGGTACCGCGAAGGCCGCGTTCCGCTGCACACCCTGCGTGCGGACATCGACTACGGTACGGCTGAAGCCGAAACCGCATTCGGCATCTGCGGCATCAAGGTCTGGATCTTCAAGGGCGAAATCCTTGAGCACGATCCGATGGCCTCCGAGCGCCGCGCACTCGAGGGTGACGCTCAGGGTCCGGCAAGCCGTGACCGCGATCGTCGCCGCGACAACGCTTAA
- the rplR gene encoding 50S ribosomal protein L18, with the protein MASRKEALARRANRVRRQIKSVANGRPRLSVHRSSKNIYAQVIDDVAGKTLASASTLDKDLRGSLKTGADTAAAALVGKLVAERASKAGVNEVVFDRGAFIYHGRIKALADAAREGGLTF; encoded by the coding sequence ATGGCTAGCAGGAAAGAAGCACTTGCACGTCGTGCCAACCGCGTGCGCCGTCAAATCAAGTCGGTGGCCAATGGCCGTCCGCGCCTGTCGGTTCATCGCTCCTCGAAGAACATCTACGCTCAGGTCATCGATGATGTGGCCGGCAAGACGCTCGCGTCTGCCTCCACGCTCGACAAGGATCTGCGCGGTTCTCTGAAGACCGGTGCCGACACCGCAGCAGCTGCCCTCGTCGGCAAGCTCGTTGCAGAGCGCGCCTCCAAGGCCGGCGTCAACGAAGTCGTATTCGATCGTGGCGCCTTCATCTATCACGGCCGCATCAAGGCTCTGGCAGATGCAGCCCGCGAAGGCGGTCTGACCTTCTAA
- the rpmD gene encoding 50S ribosomal protein L30, translating to MAKATKKTEAKTVTVEQIGSPIRRPAVQRQTLIGLGLNKMHRTRTLEDTPSVRGMIRAVQHLVRVVDEK from the coding sequence ATGGCTAAGGCTACCAAGAAGACCGAAGCGAAGACGGTTACCGTCGAGCAGATCGGCAGCCCGATTCGTCGGCCGGCAGTACAGCGTCAGACGCTGATCGGCCTCGGCCTCAACAAGATGCACCGGACCCGCACCCTGGAAGATACGCCTTCCGTTCGCGGCATGATCCGTGCTGTCCAGCATCTCGTTCGCGTCGTCGACGAGAAGTGA
- the rpsH gene encoding 30S ribosomal protein S8, with translation MTMTDPLGDMLTRIRNGASRRKSSVSTPASKLRARVLDVLQSEGYIRGYSVVDFGNGKSELSIELKYYEGTSVIREIGRVSKPGRRVYVSVKSIPQVANGLGITILSTPKGVMADHQAREQNVGGEVLCSVF, from the coding sequence ATGACAATGACTGATCCGTTGGGCGATATGCTCACTCGCATCCGCAACGGCGCTTCCCGCCGCAAGTCGTCGGTTTCGACGCCTGCGTCCAAGCTCCGTGCACGCGTTCTTGATGTTCTGCAGTCCGAAGGCTACATCCGTGGCTATTCCGTTGTCGATTTCGGCAATGGCAAGTCGGAACTCAGCATCGAGCTGAAGTACTACGAAGGCACATCGGTGATCCGTGAGATCGGCCGTGTGTCCAAGCCGGGCCGCCGGGTTTATGTCTCGGTCAAGTCCATTCCGCAGGTTGCGAACGGCCTCGGCATCACCATCCTTTCGACCCCGAAGGGTGTGATGGCCGATCACCAGGCTCGCGAACAGAACGTTGGTGGCGAGGTTCTTTGCTCTGTCTTCTAA
- the rpsS gene encoding 30S ribosomal protein S19, translating to MARSVWKGPFVDGYLLKKAEKVREGGRAEVIKIWSRRSTILPQFVGLTFGVYNGSKHVPVSVNEDMVGHKFGEFSPTRTYYGHGADKKAKRK from the coding sequence ATGGCTCGTTCAGTATGGAAAGGTCCGTTCGTTGACGGCTATCTTCTCAAGAAGGCTGAGAAGGTTCGTGAAGGCGGACGTGCAGAAGTAATCAAGATCTGGAGCCGTCGCTCCACGATCCTGCCGCAGTTCGTCGGTCTCACCTTCGGCGTCTACAACGGCAGCAAGCATGTTCCGGTCAGCGTCAATGAAGACATGGTCGGCCACAAATTCGGTGAATTCTCTCCGACCCGGACCTATTACGGTCACGGTGCGGACAAGAAGGCAAAGAGGAAGTAA
- the rplV gene encoding 50S ribosomal protein L22: protein MGKAKAERRLKDNEAQAVARTLRVSPQKLNLVAATIRGKKVDRALAELEFSRKRIAGAVRKTLESAIANAENNHDLDVDSLVVAEAYVGKSIVMKRFHARGRGRASRIEKPFAHLTIVVREVQAQEEAA from the coding sequence ATGGGCAAGGCAAAAGCCGAACGCCGGCTGAAGGACAACGAGGCGCAAGCAGTCGCCCGCACGCTCCGCGTCAGCCCACAGAAGCTCAACCTGGTTGCTGCGACCATCCGCGGCAAGAAGGTTGACCGTGCACTCGCTGAGCTGGAATTCTCCCGCAAGCGCATCGCAGGCGCCGTCAGGAAGACGCTCGAATCTGCGATCGCCAACGCCGAGAACAACCATGATCTCGACGTTGACTCGCTGGTCGTGGCGGAAGCCTATGTCGGCAAGTCGATCGTCATGAAGCGCTTCCACGCTCGTGGCCGCGGCCGTGCATCTCGCATCGAGAAGCCGTTCGCGCACCTGACGATAGTCGTCCGCGAAGTGCAGGCACAAGAGGAGGCCGCATAA
- the rplE gene encoding 50S ribosomal protein L5 has product MAEAKYEPRLKKEYVERIRKAMQEKFSYANEMQIPKLDKIVINMGIGEATADSKKPTVAAADLAAIAGQKAVITRARNSIAGFKVREQMPIGAKVTLRGARMYEFLDRLVNIALPRVRDFRGLNPKSFDGRGNFAMGIKEHIVFPEINYDKVDQMWGMDIIVCTTATKDDEARALLTEFNFPFRQ; this is encoded by the coding sequence ATGGCTGAGGCAAAATACGAGCCGCGGCTCAAGAAGGAATATGTCGAGCGCATTCGCAAGGCGATGCAGGAGAAGTTCTCCTACGCCAATGAGATGCAGATCCCGAAGCTCGACAAGATCGTAATCAACATGGGTATTGGCGAAGCCACGGCTGATTCGAAGAAGCCGACGGTTGCCGCAGCCGACCTGGCAGCGATCGCTGGCCAGAAGGCGGTCATCACCCGTGCACGCAACTCCATCGCTGGCTTCAAGGTCCGCGAGCAGATGCCGATCGGCGCCAAGGTTACCCTGCGCGGCGCCCGCATGTACGAGTTCCTGGACCGTCTCGTGAACATCGCGCTTCCGCGCGTTCGCGACTTCCGCGGCCTGAACCCGAAGAGCTTTGACGGCCGTGGCAACTTCGCCATGGGCATCAAGGAACACATTGTGTTCCCTGAGATCAACTACGACAAGGTTGATCAGATGTGGGGCATGGACATCATCGTTTGCACGACGGCAACGAAGGACGACGAAGCGCGGGCTCTGCTGACAGAGTTCAACTTCCCGTTCCGTCAGTAA
- a CDS encoding 50S ribosomal protein L23, protein MTDLRHYDVIVSPAITEKSTLVSENNQVVFNVAKAATKPEIKAAVEALFGVKVTAVNTLLRKGKTKRFKGFVGKQKDVKKAVVTLAEGQTIDVSTGL, encoded by the coding sequence GTGACCGATCTTCGCCACTATGATGTGATCGTCTCGCCGGCGATCACCGAAAAGTCCACGCTGGTATCGGAAAACAACCAGGTTGTTTTCAATGTCGCCAAGGCGGCCACGAAGCCGGAAATCAAGGCTGCAGTCGAGGCGCTCTTCGGCGTCAAAGTCACGGCCGTCAACACTCTGCTCCGCAAGGGCAAGACCAAGCGTTTCAAAGGTTTTGTCGGCAAGCAGAAGGACGTGAAGAAGGCTGTCGTCACTCTGGCTGAAGGCCAGACGATCGACGTCTCCACCGGTCTCTGA
- the rplP gene encoding 50S ribosomal protein L16, with the protein MLQPKRTKYRKQFKGRIKGVAKGGSDLAFGEFGLKAQEPNRVNAREIEAARRAITRYMKRAGRVWIRVFPDVPVTAKPTEVRMGKGKGSVEYWACKVKPGRMMFEIDGVTEEIAREALRLGSAKLSVKTRFVQRIAE; encoded by the coding sequence ATGTTGCAGCCAAAGCGTACCAAGTACCGCAAGCAATTCAAGGGCCGCATCAAGGGCGTCGCCAAGGGTGGTTCCGACCTCGCCTTCGGTGAATTCGGCCTGAAGGCTCAGGAGCCCAACCGCGTCAACGCACGTGAAATCGAAGCGGCCCGCCGCGCGATCACGCGCTACATGAAGCGCGCCGGCCGTGTATGGATCCGCGTGTTCCCGGACGTTCCGGTAACCGCAAAGCCGACCGAAGTCCGCATGGGTAAGGGTAAGGGCTCCGTCGAATATTGGGCATGCAAGGTCAAGCCTGGCCGAATGATGTTCGAGATCGACGGCGTCACCGAAGAAATCGCCCGCGAGGCGCTTCGTCTCGGCTCGGCCAAACTCTCGGTCAAGACGCGTTTCGTTCAGCGCATTGCAGAGTAA
- the rpsN gene encoding 30S ribosomal protein S14: MAKTSAVEKNKRRRTTVANQAAKRAALKAIIMNQSLPIDERFKASIKLASLPRDGSKTRIRNRCEVSGRPRAYYRKLRMSRIALRELGNLGKVPGIVKSSW, encoded by the coding sequence ATGGCGAAGACAAGCGCAGTTGAAAAGAACAAGCGCCGCCGTACTACGGTCGCAAATCAGGCTGCCAAGCGCGCAGCCCTGAAGGCGATCATCATGAACCAGTCTCTTCCGATCGACGAGCGGTTCAAGGCCTCGATCAAGCTGGCATCCCTGCCGCGCGATGGATCAAAGACCCGCATTCGCAACCGTTGCGAAGTATCGGGCCGCCCGCGCGCGTACTACCGCAAACTGCGCATGTCGCGTATCGCGCTGCGTGAACTGGGCAATCTCGGCAAGGTGCCGGGCATCGTCAAGTCGAGCTGGTAA
- the rpsJ gene encoding 30S ribosomal protein S10: MNGQNIRIRLKAFDHRILDASTREIVSTAKRTGASVRGPVPLPTRIEKFTVNRSPHIDKKSREQFEMRTHKRLLDIVDPTPQTVDALMKLDLAAGVDVEIKL; this comes from the coding sequence ATGAACGGCCAAAATATCCGCATTCGCCTGAAGGCGTTCGATCACCGAATTCTCGATGCTTCCACGCGCGAGATTGTGTCGACGGCGAAGCGCACCGGCGCAAGTGTCCGGGGCCCCGTTCCGCTTCCGACCCGCATCGAGAAGTTTACGGTCAACCGGTCCCCGCACATCGACAAGAAGAGCCGCGAGCAGTTCGAGATGCGCACGCATAAGCGCCTCCTCGACATCGTAGACCCGACCCCGCAGACGGTAGACGCGCTGATGAAGCTCGATCTCGCCGCCGGTGTCGATGTTGAGATCAAGCTCTGA
- the rplF gene encoding 50S ribosomal protein L6, with product MSRIGKKPVQVPAGITATVDGQKVTAKGPKGELFFVANDEVGVKLEDNAVVVTPLNQTKDARAKWGMSRTMIENIFKGVKDGYERKLEINGVGYRASLQGKNLQLALGFSHDVVYEPPVGISIAVPKPTEIVVTGINKQQVGQVAAEIREYRGPEPYKGKGVKYADERIVRKEGKKK from the coding sequence ATGTCTCGTATCGGTAAGAAGCCCGTTCAGGTACCTGCTGGGATCACGGCTACGGTCGATGGCCAGAAGGTTACTGCAAAGGGCCCGAAGGGCGAGCTGTTCTTCGTCGCAAACGACGAAGTCGGCGTAAAGCTCGAAGATAATGCGGTCGTGGTCACGCCGCTCAACCAGACCAAGGATGCTCGCGCAAAGTGGGGTATGTCCCGCACGATGATCGAGAACATCTTCAAGGGCGTCAAGGACGGTTACGAGCGCAAGCTCGAAATCAACGGCGTCGGTTACCGTGCATCCTTGCAGGGCAAGAACCTGCAGCTGGCTCTCGGCTTCAGCCACGACGTGGTCTATGAGCCGCCGGTCGGTATCTCGATCGCTGTTCCGAAGCCGACGGAAATCGTCGTCACGGGCATCAACAAGCAGCAGGTCGGCCAGGTTGCAGCGGAAATCCGCGAGTACCGCGGCCCCGAGCCCTACAAGGGCAAGGGCGTGAAGTATGCTGACGAGCGTATCGTCCGCAAAGAAGGCAAGAAGAAGTAA
- the rpmC gene encoding 50S ribosomal protein L29, translating to MKAEEVRGLTADQLKDKLANLKKEQFNLRFQKATGQLEKSSRINEVRKDIARVKTIARQKAAEAKA from the coding sequence ATGAAAGCCGAAGAAGTCCGCGGCCTCACGGCCGATCAGCTCAAGGACAAGCTCGCCAACCTCAAGAAGGAGCAGTTCAACCTGCGCTTCCAGAAGGCAACCGGTCAGCTCGAAAAGTCCTCGCGCATCAACGAAGTCCGCAAGGACATCGCCCGCGTGAAAACCATTGCCCGCCAGAAGGCGGCAGAAGCAAAGGCGTAA
- the rplB gene encoding 50S ribosomal protein L2, with product MALKTFNPTTPSQRQLVIVDRSSLYKGKPVKALTEGLTKSGGRNNLGRITARFIGGGHKRTYRLVDFKRRKFDVEGTVERIEYDPNRTAFIALVTYADGEKAYILAPQRLAAGDKVIASEKAVDVKPGNTMPLQFIPVGSIIHNVEMKPGKGGQIARSAGGYAQLVGRDAGMAILRLNSGEQRLVHGSCLASIGAVSNPDHGNINDGKAGRTVWRGKRPHNRGVVMNPVDHPHGGGEGRTSGGRHPVSPWGKPTKGKRTRSNKSTDKMIMRSRHQRKK from the coding sequence ATGGCATTGAAAACATTCAATCCTACAACCCCGAGCCAGCGCCAGCTGGTCATCGTCGATCGCTCCTCGCTCTACAAGGGCAAGCCGGTCAAGGCGCTGACGGAAGGCCTGACGAAAAGCGGCGGTCGTAACAACCTCGGCCGCATCACGGCCCGCTTCATCGGCGGCGGTCACAAGCGTACGTATCGTCTGGTCGACTTCAAGCGTCGCAAGTTCGACGTCGAAGGCACCGTCGAGCGTATCGAATACGACCCGAACCGCACCGCGTTCATCGCGCTCGTCACCTACGCCGACGGCGAAAAGGCCTATATCCTCGCTCCGCAGCGCCTTGCTGCCGGCGACAAGGTTATCGCTTCGGAGAAGGCTGTCGACGTGAAGCCCGGCAACACCATGCCGCTGCAGTTCATCCCGGTCGGCTCCATCATCCACAACGTGGAAATGAAGCCGGGCAAGGGCGGTCAGATCGCACGTTCGGCTGGCGGTTACGCACAGCTCGTCGGCCGCGACGCTGGCATGGCTATCCTTCGCCTCAACTCCGGCGAACAGCGCCTCGTGCACGGCAGCTGCCTGGCGTCGATCGGTGCGGTTTCGAACCCGGACCACGGCAACATCAATGATGGCAAGGCCGGTCGTACTGTCTGGCGCGGCAAGCGTCCGCATAACCGCGGTGTCGTGATGAACCCTGTCGACCATCCGCACGGCGGTGGTGAAGGCCGCACGTCGGGTGGCCGTCATCCGGTTAGCCCGTGGGGCAAGCCGACCAAGGGCAAGCGTACCCGGTCGAACAAGTCGACCGACAAGATGATCATGCGCTCGCGTCATCAGCGTAAGAAGTAA
- the rplC gene encoding 50S ribosomal protein L3, translated as MRSGVIAQKVGMTRVYNDAGEHVPVTVLRMEGCQVVSTRTVEKNGYTAVQLGAGQAKVKNTSKAMRGNFAVANVEPKAKLAEFRVTEDNLLEVGTEIKAGHFAAGQLVDVTGTTIGKGFAGAMKRHGFGGLRATHGVSVSHRSHGSTGSRQDPGKVFKNKKMAGHMGQTRVTTQNLEVVSTDEDRGLILIKGAVPGSKGAWIIVRDAVKSAAK; from the coding sequence ATGCGTTCAGGTGTGATTGCACAGAAGGTGGGAATGACCCGCGTCTACAACGACGCCGGCGAGCATGTCCCGGTAACGGTATTGCGTATGGAAGGCTGCCAGGTCGTTTCTACGCGCACCGTCGAAAAGAATGGCTATACCGCAGTTCAGCTCGGTGCTGGCCAGGCGAAGGTTAAAAACACGTCCAAGGCGATGCGCGGCAACTTTGCCGTTGCCAACGTCGAGCCGAAGGCCAAGCTTGCTGAATTCCGCGTGACGGAAGACAATCTGCTGGAAGTCGGCACGGAGATCAAGGCTGGTCACTTCGCTGCAGGTCAGCTCGTCGACGTGACGGGTACGACCATCGGTAAGGGCTTTGCCGGCGCCATGAAGCGCCACGGCTTCGGCGGTCTGCGCGCCACGCACGGTGTGTCCGTTTCGCACCGCTCGCATGGTTCGACGGGTTCGCGCCAGGATCCGGGCAAGGTTTTCAAGAACAAGAAGATGGCTGGTCACATGGGCCAGACGCGCGTAACGACTCAGAACCTGGAAGTGGTTTCGACCGATGAAGATCGCGGTCTGATCCTGATCAAGGGTGCAGTACCGGGTTCCAAGGGTGCCTGGATCATCGTGCGCGATGCCGTCAAGTCGGCAGCGAAGTAA